One window from the genome of Macaca fascicularis isolate 582-1 chromosome 7, T2T-MFA8v1.1 encodes:
- the TLE3 gene encoding transducin-like enhancer protein 3 isoform X17 — translation MMSHHEMNGSLTSPGAYASLHNIPPQMSAAAAAAAAAYGRSPMVSFGAVGFDPHPPMRATGLPSSLASIPGGKPAYSFHVSADGQMQPVPFPHDALAGPGIPRHARQINTLSHGEVVCAVTISNPTRHVYTGGKGCVKIWDISQPGSKSPISQLDCLNRDNYIRSCKLLPDGRTLIVGGEASTLTIWDLASPTPRIKAELTSSAPACYALAISPDAKVCFSCCSDGNIAVWDLHNQTLVRQFQGHTDGASCIDISHDGTKLWTGGLDNTVRSWDLREGRQLQQHDFTSQIFSLGYCPTGEWLAVGMESSNVEVLHHTKPDKYQLHLHESCVLSLKFAYCGKWFVSTGKDNLLNAWRTPYGASIFQSKESSSVLSCDISADDKYIVTGSGDKKATVYEVIY, via the exons ATGATGAGCCACCACGAGATGAACGGCTCCCTCACCAGTCCTGGCGCCTACGCCAGCCTGCACAACATCCCACCCCAGATGagtgccgccgccgccgctgcagCCGCTGCCTACGGCCGATCGCCAATGGTGAGCTTTGGAGCT GTTGGTTTTGACCCTCACCCCCCCATGCGGGCCACAGGCCTCCCCTCAAGCCTGGCCTCCATTCCTGGAGGAAAACC AGCGTACTCATTCCATGTGAGCGCTGATGGGCAGATGCAGCCCGTGCCCTTCCCCCACGACGCCCTGGCAGGCCCCGGCATCCCGAGGCACGCCCGGCAGATTAACACACTCAGCCACGGGGAGGTGGTGTGTGCCGTGACCATCAGCAACCCCACGAGGCACGTCTACACAGGTGGCAAGGGCTGCGTGAAGATCTGGGACATCAGCCAGCCAGGCAGCAAGAGCCCCATCTCCCAGCTGGACTGCCTG AACAGGGACAATTACATCCGCTCCTGCAAGCTGCTTCCTGACGGGCGCACGCTCATCGTGGGCGGCGAGGCCAGCACGCTCACCATCTGGGACCTGGCCTCGCCCACGCCCCGCATCAAGGCCGAGCTGACGTCCTCGGCTCCCGCCTGTTATGCCCTGGCCATCAGCCCTGATGCCAAAGTCTGCTTCTCCTGCTGCAGCGACGGGAACATAGCTGTCTGGGACCTGCACAACCAGACCCTGGTCAG GCAGTTCCAGGGCCACACGGACGGGGCCAGCTGCATAGACATCTCCCACGATGGCACCAAACTGTGGACAGGgggcctggacaacacagtgcgCTCCTGGGACCTGCGGGAGGGCCGGCAGCTACAGCAGCATGACTTCACTTCCCAG ATCTTCTCGCTGGGCTACTGCCCCACTGGGGAGTGGCTGGCTGTGGGCATGGAGAGCAGCAACGTGGAGGTGCTGCACCACACCAAGCCTGACAAGTACCAGCTGCACCTGCACGAGAGCTGCGTGCTCTCCCTCAAGTTCGCCTACTGCG GCAAGTGGTTCGTGAGCACTGGGAAAGATAACCTTCTCAACGCCTGGAGGACGCCTTATGGAGCCAGCATATTCCAG TCTAAAGAATCCTCGTCTGTCTTGAGTTGTGACATTTCGGCGGATGACAAATACATTGTAACAGGCTCTGGTGACAAGAAGGCCACAGTTTATGAGGTCATCTACTAA